From Dioscorea cayenensis subsp. rotundata cultivar TDr96_F1 chromosome 13, TDr96_F1_v2_PseudoChromosome.rev07_lg8_w22 25.fasta, whole genome shotgun sequence, the proteins below share one genomic window:
- the LOC120274819 gene encoding guanine nucleotide-binding protein subunit gamma 1-like: protein MQADTRGRHWISAELKRLELEARFLEEELDLITKTEKVSASCEEFLSKVENKPDPLLPVTSGPVNPNWDRWFEGPQDLKGCRCWIL from the exons ATGCAAGCTGATACTAGAGGGAGGCATTGGATCTCCGCCGAATTGAAGCGGCTTGAGCTGGAAGCTCGATTCCTCGAG GAAGAACTGGATTTGATTACGAAAACAGAGAAAGTTTCAGCATCATGTGAAGA ATTTTTATCTAAAGTAGAGAACAAGCCTGACCCACTGCTTCCAGT AACAAGTGGACCTGTAAATCCAAATTGGGATCGGTGGTTCGAGGGACCTCAAGATTTGAAAGGTTGCAGATGTTGGATTCTTTGA
- the LOC120274612 gene encoding agamous-like MADS-box protein AGL61, whose protein sequence is MAKKKTSMGRQRIEIKKIENEESRQVCFSKRRAGLFKKANELSILCGAEVALIVFSPAGKPFSFGHPHVDSISNRFLANSMATSNYVEPRHGVIMRELNRKTTELVGLSEAAKKKKAMLEEETIKRNNGDEPQRLLWGANAEELDLEELVHLRSSLEELKMSVGRRAERINSETAVAARNLFSMCNGINNGFAVASGGGGGGFVHGGGVFGINHGDEEAAAYSFIPAAAAAASSAHHHHGFGYGHGFF, encoded by the coding sequence ATGGCAAAGAAGAAGACAAGCATGGGAAGGCAaagaatagaaataaagaagatagaGAATGAAGAATCAAGGCAAGTCTGCTTCTCCAAACGCCGTGCCGGTCTTTTCAAGAAAGCCAATGAGCTGTCCATTCTCTGCGGTGCCGAAGTGGCTCTCATCGTCTTCTCGCCGGCCGGTAAGCCCTTCTCTTTTGGTCACCCTCATGTCGACTCCATTTCCAATCGATTCCTCGCAAACTCTATGGCAACTAGTAATTATGTTGAGCCAAGGCATGGTGTCATTATGCGAGAGCTCAACCGGAAAACCACTGAGCTTGTTGGGCTCAGTGAAGctgcaaagaagaagaaggcgatGCTCGAAGAAGAGACGATTAAGAGGAACAATGGTGATGAACCACAAAGATTGTTATGGGGTGCAAATGCGGAGGAACTTGATTTGGAGGAGCTGGTGCATTTGAGGAGTTCATTGGAGGAACTGAAGATGAGTGTGGGGAGAAGAGCTGAGAGGATTAACTCTGAGACGGCGGTGGCGGCGAGGAACTTGTTTTCGATGTGTAATGGAATTAATAATGGATTTGCTGTTGCTAgtggcggtggtggtggtggttttgTTCATGGTGGTGGAGTTTTTGGGATTAATCATGGTGATGAGGAGGCTGCTGCTTATAGTTTCATccctgctgctgctgctgctgcttctaGTGCTCATCATCACCATGGTTTTGGGTATGGACATGGCTTCTtctag
- the LOC120274863 gene encoding iron-sulfur protein NUBPL isoform X2: protein MVVKGLKRLLPLNPLLRSFSPISSGFNGLREHSAMAFKGGPSIPGIKDIIAVASGKGGVGKSTTAVNLAVALAKACQQNVGLLDADIYGPSIPTMMNIFRKPEVMSALEKLTRGVAWGNLDILVIDMPPGTGDAQLSISQRLQLSGALIVSTPQDIALIDAQRGAFMFHKVDVPILGLIENMSFFKCPKCGEKSDIFGHGGAKRTADKMNLDFLGEIPLEVQVRSCSDEGSPIVMSSPDSLAAKAYIDIAHKVVHRLKKLAILRQIGPQISL, encoded by the exons ATGGTGGTGAAGGGACTCAAGAGATTGCTTCCTCTCAATCCGCTGCTTCGGTCCTTCTCTCCGATTTCCTCG GGATTCAATGGATTGAGAGAACATAGTGCAATGGCTTTCAAAGGAGGGCCTTCGATCCCTGGCATCAAAGACATCATTGCTGTCGCTTCTGGCAAGGGTGGAGTTGGCAAGTCTACTACTGCAG TTAATTTAGCTGTTGCTCTTGCTAAGGCGTGCCAACAGAATGTGGGTTTATTGGATGCTGATATTTATGGTCCATCAATTCCTACAATGATGAACATCTTCAGAAAGCCGGAA GTCATGAGTGCTCTGGAAAAATTGACTAGGGGAGTCGCCTGGGGCAACCTTGATATTCTTGTCATAGATATGCCTCCTGGTACTGGAGACGCTCAGCTATCGATTTCTCAAAGGCTGCAGTTATCTG GTGCTTTGATTGTTTCTACTCCGCAGGATATTGCTTTAATTGATGCTCAGAGAGGTGCCTTCATGTTTCATAAAGTTGACGTTCct ATCTTAGGACTGATTGAGAACATGAGCTTCTTCAAGTGCCCAAAATGTGGAGAGAAATCTGACATTTTTGGGCATGGAGGAGCCAAGAGGACAGCTGACAAAATGAATCTGGATTTCCTTGGTGAG ATACCTTTGGAAGTTCAAGTCAGGAGTTGCTCAGATGAAGGCAGTCCAATAGTTATGTCATCGCCTGATTCCCTTGCTGCAAAAGCTTACATTGACATTGCTCATAAAGTGGTCCACAGACTCAAAAAGTTGGCAATACTTCGGCAAATTGGTCCACAAATCTCCTTGTGA
- the LOC120274863 gene encoding iron-sulfur protein NUBPL isoform X1: MVVKGLKRLLPLNPLLRSFSPISSGFNGLREHSAMAFKGGPSIPGIKDIIAVASGKGGVGKSTTAVNLAVALAKACQQNVGLLDADIYGPSIPTMMNIFRKPEVSEDLKMVPLENHGVKCMSMGFLVDKDAPIVWRGPMVMSALEKLTRGVAWGNLDILVIDMPPGTGDAQLSISQRLQLSGALIVSTPQDIALIDAQRGAFMFHKVDVPILGLIENMSFFKCPKCGEKSDIFGHGGAKRTADKMNLDFLGEIPLEVQVRSCSDEGSPIVMSSPDSLAAKAYIDIAHKVVHRLKKLAILRQIGPQISL, from the exons ATGGTGGTGAAGGGACTCAAGAGATTGCTTCCTCTCAATCCGCTGCTTCGGTCCTTCTCTCCGATTTCCTCG GGATTCAATGGATTGAGAGAACATAGTGCAATGGCTTTCAAAGGAGGGCCTTCGATCCCTGGCATCAAAGACATCATTGCTGTCGCTTCTGGCAAGGGTGGAGTTGGCAAGTCTACTACTGCAG TTAATTTAGCTGTTGCTCTTGCTAAGGCGTGCCAACAGAATGTGGGTTTATTGGATGCTGATATTTATGGTCCATCAATTCCTACAATGATGAACATCTTCAGAAAGCCGGAAGTGAGTGAAG ATTTGAAGATGGTTCCACTCGAAAATCATGGGGTCAAATGTATGTCAATGGGGTTTCTTGTTGACAAGGATGCTCCTATAGTATGGAGAGGTCCCATG GTCATGAGTGCTCTGGAAAAATTGACTAGGGGAGTCGCCTGGGGCAACCTTGATATTCTTGTCATAGATATGCCTCCTGGTACTGGAGACGCTCAGCTATCGATTTCTCAAAGGCTGCAGTTATCTG GTGCTTTGATTGTTTCTACTCCGCAGGATATTGCTTTAATTGATGCTCAGAGAGGTGCCTTCATGTTTCATAAAGTTGACGTTCct ATCTTAGGACTGATTGAGAACATGAGCTTCTTCAAGTGCCCAAAATGTGGAGAGAAATCTGACATTTTTGGGCATGGAGGAGCCAAGAGGACAGCTGACAAAATGAATCTGGATTTCCTTGGTGAG ATACCTTTGGAAGTTCAAGTCAGGAGTTGCTCAGATGAAGGCAGTCCAATAGTTATGTCATCGCCTGATTCCCTTGCTGCAAAAGCTTACATTGACATTGCTCATAAAGTGGTCCACAGACTCAAAAAGTTGGCAATACTTCGGCAAATTGGTCCACAAATCTCCTTGTGA